The Streptomyces hundungensis genome contains the following window.
ACGACAGCGGCGGCCTCGTCGTCCTCGGCCGCGTTCTCGATCGCGGTGTTGACCAGCAGGCACCCCTGACGGCCCTCCGGACTGAGCAGGTCGCTCACCAGCCCGTCGAAGTAGCCGCGCAGCGCGTCCATCGAGGCGCCGGGCGCCGTCAACTCGCCCAGCTTCCGCGGGACGACCAACGTGGAATAGCGCTCCAGCGACTTCAGGAACAGCGTGCGCTTTCCGCCGGGGAACGCGCCGTAGAGACTGCCGGGCTTCACCCCGGTCGCCCGTACGAGATCCTCGATGGAGGTGGCCCGATAGCCCTGCTGCCAGAACCGCAGCATGGCCTGGTCCAGTACGGCGTCAGGTTCGAACTCGCGCGGTCGGGGCATGACACGAAAATACATGAGCACTCATTCAAGAACAAGCCCGGGCTAGCGCGGATCGCCCGCAGAGCGGTCGTGTGCCGGGCCGGCGGACTCGGTGAGTGAGAGCGCGGCGAGGAGACGCAGTTTCTCGTCGCTGTCACTGTCCTTGTCGGGGTAGTACAGGACCAGGATGACGTCGTCGATGGTGAGTTTGTCGCGGTGGAGGCGCAGTTCACCGACGACGGGGTGGTTGATCGTGGTCGTGCCTCCGTCGAGACCGCGGACGTCGTGGCGGGCCCACAGGCTCCGGAACCGCTCGCTGGACAGCGCGAGTTCTCCGACGAGTTCCACGAACCGGGGGTTGTCGATGTCGTCCCCGATGGTGGTGCGCAGGGCGGCGACGAAATCGGCGGTGGCCTTCAACCAGTCCTGCTGGAAGGCCTGTTCCTCGGGGTCGAGGAGGAGAGAACGCAGCCGGTTCTGGCCTGGCCGCAGACGGGGGGAGAGCGCGACGGCCATGGGGTTGGAGGCCAGGACGTCGAACGCCCGCCCTTCGACGAACGCGGGGATCTGAAGGTGGGCTAGCAGTTCGTGCACCCGTGCCGGTACGTGTTCGGGCCGCTTGCGACGCGGAGCCCTCGGGCGTGCTGCCACGAGGCCGAGCAAATAGGCCCGTTCGATGTCGTCGAGGTGCAGGACGCGCGCGAGCGATTCGAGAACCTGCGGTGAGGGGTTCTTGTCGCGGCCCCGTTCCAGCCGCAGGTAGTAGTCGGGGCTGATTCCGGCGAGCAGGGCGACCTCCTCACGGCGCAGGCCCGGCACACGGCGGTGGCCGCCGGGCGGTAGTCCTGCCTGCGCCGGGGAGACCAGCTGCCGTCGAGCGCGCAGGTAGCTGCCGAGCCGGTTACCGGATCCCTCATCCTTCATATCGACACCGTAATGCGGTGCACGTGACTCAGCGGGGGCCCTGGCAGGACCAGGGAAGACGGGGGTACTGCCGCGCCCGGGTGGATGCCGTCAAGACTGCGACAGCACCGTCTCCCAAGAGACGGAGAGCATCACTGTCTGCGCCGTGGGCCTGAACGCCGTCGGCGCCCTGGACTGAAGGGAAGATCGCGTGGACCTCTCCAACCGCACCGTTCTCATCGTCGGCGGGACCTCGGGCATCGGGCGGGAGCTGGCCCGGCGGTTCGCCGCGGCAGGCAGCACCGTGGCCGTCGGCGGCCGCAGCCCCAAGGCACTCACGGAGCTCGCCGACGAAGGCTTCGGCAAGATCACCATCGACGTCACCGACAGTGCCTCCGTCGCATCGGCCCGCGACGCCGTCCTCGCCCGGTATCCCGAACTGGACACCGTGGTGACGATGTCGGGCGTCATGCTCCTTGAGGATTTGCGCGACCCCGCGCACTTCGAGGCGGCGGCAACGACGATCGACACCAATCTGCTCGGCACCATCCGGGTCGTCGACGCGTTCACCCCGCACCTCATCCGGCGGGGCGGCGGCACCCTCATCACCGTCACCTCCGGCATCGCCTTCCTGCCGTTCCCGCCCATGCCCAGCTACGCCGCCTCGAAGGCCGCGGTGCACGCCTACTCCGAGGCACTGCGCGCGCAGCTCGACGGCACCGGCGTCGGTGTCGTCGAGCTCGTCCCCCCGGCCGTCGCCACGGCAGGACAGGAAAAGGTGAACCCGCACGCGCTACCGCTCGACGACTTCGCCACCGAGGTCATGCACCTGCTCTCGCAGGACCCCACCCCGCACGAGATCCTCGTGAAGGGCGTCCTCATGCACCGCTGGGCCGAGCGCGACGGCACCTACGACGCCCTCGTCGCGCAGCGCTCCCAGGCCCTGGCCATGCTCCCCGGCCGCCAGGGCTGACCCCCGTTCCCCGCGATGGGCGGCCTCCTCAACCCCGTCACTCGTCAGGTCCCGGACAGCTCCGAGGAGAACCCGGGCGGTCCCACGCCGTGGGTTGCCCCGTGCCGAGGGCGCTGCCGCGCACAACTGAGTCGCCGGACACGGTTTGGCGAGTTGTCGCCCTGGCACACTTGCTGGGAGCGGCGATCGTCTCGCGCCACTGACGGCTGCGTGGCTGCATTGCGGGCAAGTGTGGCAGGGCGGCTTTCGCCAGCTAGGGAGATGGACATGACGGGTCACGACGTTGGGGGCGCCTCCCATCCAGGTCCTGCCGCGGTGTCGGACGCGCTGCTCGGCACGGCTTCGGAGGTCGTGCGGGCAGCTGTCATCGTCATCGACATCGACGGCCGCATCGTCTCGAGCAACCCCGCCGCGCACAGCATGCTGGGCTACCGCGCCGAGGAGTTCCAGGGACAGGACCTGCACGACCTGCTGCACCGCAACAGTCACGGGCACCCCGTGCCGCGCGTGCGCTGCCGATTGAGGAGGGCCCTTCTCGCCGGCGCCACGCAGCACGGGGAGGAGGAGTGGTTCGTCCGCAAGGACGGCGCTCTCGTCCAGCTCTCCTGGCTCAGCACCCCGTGGACGTCGAGCTCGGGCGAGAGCGGCGCATGGGTGGTGCTGTACGAGGCGGATGCCGTCACCCTGGACGAAATGGGCGATGTCCATGCGGGCCGGCTGACGGAGCTGGACCGCCTGGCGCTGCTGGCCGAGACGACCACGCAGCTGACCTCCACCTTGGATGTGGACGACGCGTTGCGTCGCCTGGCATCCCTCACCGTGCCGCGGCTCGCGGACTGGGCGGTGATCGATCTGCTCACGGAGCAGGACGAAGTACGGCGTGCTCTGGTGGTGGAACACAAGGAAGGTCTTCTGATCGAGCGCGAGGACCTGCAAGGTCCCATGCCCCCCGTGCTGGAGGACTCCCCCATGCCGCTCTCGCGGGCTCTGCGTGGAGCGGCGTCTTCCCTGGCCGGGCCGGCCACCTATCAGGGCCCTCCCGACTCCGGGATCGCGGTCGAACAAGCTCGCCTGTTCACCGAGACCGGGATGCACTCCGCGATCATCGCGCCCATCCGGGGCCTGCGGAACGTGCTCGGAGCCCTGACCTTGGGACGCGCGGAACGGCCCGACGCCTTCACCTCCACCGACCTGCCGCTCCTGGAGGACATCACCCGCCGCGCCGGTCTGGCACTGGACAACGCGCGCCTGTACGAGCGTCAGCGCAAGGTCGCCGAGACCATGCAACGCCACCTCTTGCCCCAGCTGCCCCGGGTACCGGGGATCCAGATGACGGCCCGATACGTGCCCGCCCCGCACGCCTCCTACGTCGGCGGAGACTGGTACGACGCCTTCGCCCTCACCGAGGGCACCCATGCCCTGGTCATCGGTGACGTCGTCGGGCACGATCTCACGGCCGCCGCGGGCATGGCGCAGGTACGCAACATGCTGCGGGCCTTCGCCTGGTCCCGGCCGCGCGACGCGCCCAGCGCCGTCGCCGCCCAACTCGACGAAGCCCTGAAAAACATAGCCGAGGTGCCCATGGCGACCATGATCCTCGGCACCCTCGCCATGGGGGACGACGGTTTGTGGCGACTGCGCTGGACGAATGCCGGCCATCCTCCGCCGTTGCTCGTCGAGCACGACGGTCAAGCCCGCTACCTCACCGACGGTCACGGCATTTTGCTGGGGGCCGGATCGAACGCGCCCCGCCCCGATGCGGTCACCGTCCTGCCGCCGAGCAGCACCGTCATGTTCTACACCGACGGCCTGGTCGAATCGCCGCACCACTGCATCGACGACGGCCTGGACCGGCTCCGCCGCCACGCGGCCGCCCTCGCCCGCCGCCCCCTCGAATCGTTCTGCGATCTACTTCTCCAGCAGGTCCGCCCGAGCGACAACGACGACGACGTCGCCGTGCTGGCGCTCCGCACACCCGCAAGAACCAGACAGGACACCGCCCACAGACGTGACGCTCCCTAGCCCGCGCCCCCCTCGACGCCTTCCGGCCAACGCGCGCCGCCTCTCGTGACCTCTCGTCACCTTGAGCGACAGACTGGTGACCATGACGAGCGAGAAGCGGACATCCCTCTCCGACGCTGCCCCGGTCGACAGTCCCTCCCCTTCCCGTCACGCCGGTCCGCCCGTGGTGCGGGTGGGTGTGGAGGAGGAGTACCTCGTGGTGGACCCGATCTCCCGGCAGCTGAGCACCCGCGCGGACAAGGTCGTCGCCGAAGCGGCGACCGAACTCGGCCCCCGCGTCACCACCGAACTGACCCGCTATCAGGTCGAGGTCCGCACCCGGCCCCACACCAGCCTCGGCGCGCTCGGCGAGGAGTTGCGTCACACCCGCCACGCCGTGGCACGGGCCGCCGGCCGCCTGGGATTGCGCATCGTCTCCACCGGAACTCCGGTCCTGGGCCAGCACACTCCCCTGCCGCTCACCGCCGGCGAACGCTACGCGCAGAGCCTGGCCACGTTCCGCGCCCTGGACCACGAACAAACCGTGTGCGCCTGCCACATCCACGTGGAGATCCCCGACCTGGCAACCGCGCTCGCCGTCAGCAACCACCTGCGTCCCTGGCTTCCGGCACTCATCGCGTTGAGCGCCAACTCGCCCTACTGGGACGGCCAGGACACCGGTTACGACAGCTGGCGCACCCTCACCTGGGGCCGCTGGCCCGTGGCCGGGCCACCGCCCTACTTCGAGTCCCCCCGACAGTACGAGGACCTCGTCAGCACACTCCTCACCAGCCAGACCCTGCTGGACCGCGCGGGCGTGTACTGGGACATCCGTCCCTCCCACCACGTCCCGACCCTCGAAGTACGGGTCGCCGACGCCGCCCCCACCCCGGACGACACGCTCCTCCTGGCCGCCGCCGTCAAGGGCCTCGCCATCGCGGCCCTCACAGCGGTACGCGACGGACGGACCGCGCCGCGCCCCCAGGTGGAACTGCTCCGGGCCGCGTACTGGCGCGCGGCGCGGGACGGCATCCGGGGCCAGAGCATGGACCTGACCACCGGTCGGCTCCAGCCCGCCACCCGCCATCTCGACCACCTCTGGAACACGGCCCTGCCCGGGCTGCCCCCCGACGACCTCGCCACCGTGCAGTTGGCGCGCCAACGCCTAGCCGATCAGGGCAACGGAGCCGACCGACAGCGAGCCGCCTATCGTCGGCGCCACAGCTACCAGGACGTCGTCGACCACCTCGTCCAACAGACGACCGCCTGACTCAGGGACGTCTCCCGCGGTACTCGGGCCGCGCCACACCCTCGCCGATGCGGTTCGCTGCCCGCCCGGCATGACGGGTCTCCGTCACGTGCGGGTGCGAGGGAGAACGGGGGCGCCTGGACCATGTGGCCCGGGCGTTCAACTACCCGTACGGATGACACGTCCGGCGATCACCCGAGCCGGGGGGTAGTTCCTTCTACATGACCCGTGAGCCGGCGTCCGGCCGCCACCACGCACCCCTACCTCACCCCGGCAGCGACGGCCCCAGCCCTGTGCCGGACGGCCCTCGCGCCGGGCGGCGGCGTACCGTCGCCTTCCTGCTCCTGGCCGTGTCCGCCCTGACGTACAACGACTGGCTGCTGCAATTCCTGGTCCCGACCGGTCTGGACCAGGCCAACTCGTACGTCAGTGAAACGTTCGCCGCCAATCAGCCCCACCGCGTGCTCTTCAGCGGCATCGAGCTCCTCTGCGCCTGCCTGCTCATCCTCGCGGCGCTGTGCGCGTACCGGGACGACCAAAGGACTCTTGCCCGGGCCGGGTGGGCTGCGATCGTCGCCTTCGCTTCGTTCTCCATCCTCGACGTGCTGGTGCCGATGCAGTGCGCACCGTCCGTCGACGCGCAGTGCGCTCCCGTCCACGCCTGGCACACCACCACCAGCGCACTGGTCCATGTGTCGCTGTTCGCCTCGATGGTCCTGTTCATCGCGGACGCACGCGCGCACGGCCCTCGCGGCCCGGCAGGCCACCTTCGCGTCCACCGCTGGGGGCGATGGCTGCTCGCGTTCTCCCTCACCGCGGCCGTCGCCACGGTGGGCCCCCTGCTTGGCCACCCGGGTGGCCAAGGTGTTGCCCAGCGGCTGCATCTGCTGTCCGTCGGACTCTGGTTCCTGCTCCTGGCGGGCCGGACCATACCTCCCGGAGCCCCGGCAGGGCCGGACTCCAGCGGGGAACCAAGTGGGCGCTGGGGGCGCAAGTGGTACGGGGGGCGTAGAGGGCGTTGCGCATGATCTGTTCGGCCGTACGGGACGGCCGGGGCAGGAACTTCCGGGGCCGGAACGTCCGGTGCGCCCGGCCTCAGTGCCCGATCTGCTCGATCGATCCGTACCGCTCGTCCGGCTCATCGGGCCGGCTCTGCTCATCGGCCGGTTCTGCCCGTCGTGCCCGTGCTGCGCATCCTGCTCGTCCTGCTCGTGCGTCTCGGGCGTGCGGATCAGCCACGTCGAGGTCAGGGACAGCGCGGCCGTGGCGCTCGCGATCCAGGGCACGAGCCCGATGTGGCCGGCCTCGGCCAGGGCTTCGGCCACGAGGGGAAAGGTGCCGCCGAACAAGGCGATCGAGAGGGTCAGGGGAAGGCCCAGAGCCACCA
Protein-coding sequences here:
- a CDS encoding DUF998 domain-containing protein, with amino-acid sequence MTREPASGRHHAPLPHPGSDGPSPVPDGPRAGRRRTVAFLLLAVSALTYNDWLLQFLVPTGLDQANSYVSETFAANQPHRVLFSGIELLCACLLILAALCAYRDDQRTLARAGWAAIVAFASFSILDVLVPMQCAPSVDAQCAPVHAWHTTTSALVHVSLFASMVLFIADARAHGPRGPAGHLRVHRWGRWLLAFSLTAAVATVGPLLGHPGGQGVAQRLHLLSVGLWFLLLAGRTIPPGAPAGPDSSGEPSGRWGRKWYGGRRGRCA
- a CDS encoding SDR family oxidoreductase, producing MDLSNRTVLIVGGTSGIGRELARRFAAAGSTVAVGGRSPKALTELADEGFGKITIDVTDSASVASARDAVLARYPELDTVVTMSGVMLLEDLRDPAHFEAAATTIDTNLLGTIRVVDAFTPHLIRRGGGTLITVTSGIAFLPFPPMPSYAASKAAVHAYSEALRAQLDGTGVGVVELVPPAVATAGQEKVNPHALPLDDFATEVMHLLSQDPTPHEILVKGVLMHRWAERDGTYDALVAQRSQALAMLPGRQG
- a CDS encoding helix-turn-helix transcriptional regulator; translated protein: MKDEGSGNRLGSYLRARRQLVSPAQAGLPPGGHRRVPGLRREEVALLAGISPDYYLRLERGRDKNPSPQVLESLARVLHLDDIERAYLLGLVAARPRAPRRKRPEHVPARVHELLAHLQIPAFVEGRAFDVLASNPMAVALSPRLRPGQNRLRSLLLDPEEQAFQQDWLKATADFVAALRTTIGDDIDNPRFVELVGELALSSERFRSLWARHDVRGLDGGTTTINHPVVGELRLHRDKLTIDDVILVLYYPDKDSDSDEKLRLLAALSLTESAGPAHDRSAGDPR
- a CDS encoding TetR/AcrR family transcriptional regulator, whose translation is MPRPREFEPDAVLDQAMLRFWQQGYRATSIEDLVRATGVKPGSLYGAFPGGKRTLFLKSLERYSTLVVPRKLGELTAPGASMDALRGYFDGLVSDLLSPEGRQGCLLVNTAIENAAEDDEAAAVVRGHLARLEQCMATALRNARDTGEVRVSVDPVANAKLLVATCQGLMVVGKANPDETVLRAIVDTAFAVLA
- a CDS encoding carboxylate-amine ligase, which translates into the protein MTSEKRTSLSDAAPVDSPSPSRHAGPPVVRVGVEEEYLVVDPISRQLSTRADKVVAEAATELGPRVTTELTRYQVEVRTRPHTSLGALGEELRHTRHAVARAAGRLGLRIVSTGTPVLGQHTPLPLTAGERYAQSLATFRALDHEQTVCACHIHVEIPDLATALAVSNHLRPWLPALIALSANSPYWDGQDTGYDSWRTLTWGRWPVAGPPPYFESPRQYEDLVSTLLTSQTLLDRAGVYWDIRPSHHVPTLEVRVADAAPTPDDTLLLAAAVKGLAIAALTAVRDGRTAPRPQVELLRAAYWRAARDGIRGQSMDLTTGRLQPATRHLDHLWNTALPGLPPDDLATVQLARQRLADQGNGADRQRAAYRRRHSYQDVVDHLVQQTTA
- a CDS encoding SpoIIE family protein phosphatase, translating into MTGHDVGGASHPGPAAVSDALLGTASEVVRAAVIVIDIDGRIVSSNPAAHSMLGYRAEEFQGQDLHDLLHRNSHGHPVPRVRCRLRRALLAGATQHGEEEWFVRKDGALVQLSWLSTPWTSSSGESGAWVVLYEADAVTLDEMGDVHAGRLTELDRLALLAETTTQLTSTLDVDDALRRLASLTVPRLADWAVIDLLTEQDEVRRALVVEHKEGLLIEREDLQGPMPPVLEDSPMPLSRALRGAASSLAGPATYQGPPDSGIAVEQARLFTETGMHSAIIAPIRGLRNVLGALTLGRAERPDAFTSTDLPLLEDITRRAGLALDNARLYERQRKVAETMQRHLLPQLPRVPGIQMTARYVPAPHASYVGGDWYDAFALTEGTHALVIGDVVGHDLTAAAGMAQVRNMLRAFAWSRPRDAPSAVAAQLDEALKNIAEVPMATMILGTLAMGDDGLWRLRWTNAGHPPPLLVEHDGQARYLTDGHGILLGAGSNAPRPDAVTVLPPSSTVMFYTDGLVESPHHCIDDGLDRLRRHAAALARRPLESFCDLLLQQVRPSDNDDDVAVLALRTPARTRQDTAHRRDAP